Sequence from the Dehalococcoidia bacterium genome:
TGACCTTCATGATGGTCGATCCCAAAACAATCAATCGCGCTACTCGCCTGATATGGGTTTCTCATAACCTCGAGCGGGCTGCCGACCGGGCTACCAATATCTGCGAACGCGTGATATTCACGGTGACCGGAAAAATGGAGGAAATCGGGGATTCGCAGTAATAGTGTCTTCCCTGTTTCGATTGCCGATCAGCTCTCTCTTTGTGGCATGAAGCTCGCTTCTTGAGTGCCTTCCGAAGACCTCCCCTATTGCATGGCTCTCTGGGGAAGCCATGCTCATGGCAGAGAGAATCCTGCTCAGAGGTTTCCTAGTAGATGGTTGTCCCGCTGGCTTTCCCCTCGAGAGCGCCCAAGAGCGCATGGGGCAATCGCCCGTCGATGATCTGCACCAGAGGAGTTGTCTTCAGTGCCTTGAGGGCTGCGTCTGCTTTGGGAATCATCCCACCAGAGATAACCCCACAGGCCATGAGAGACTTGACCTGGGCCCCCGTGAGCTTGGAGATCAGTTGCCCCTCGCTATCACGGATCCCCTCCACATCGGTGAGAAAAACAAGCCTGTCCGCACCGATGGCGGCAGCAATCTCACCGGCCATCTCATCTCCGTTGACATTAAGATAAGAGACCTGGCGCGTCTTGCCGGGCGCTTTGGCGCAGGGTGGAGCAATCACCGGGATGAATCCGCCGCGCAGCACAGTCTCCACAACTTGGGGATTGACTCTGATAATTCTGCCCACGTACCCCAAATCGGGATTTTCGATTTTGCTGATAATGAGATTGCCGTCCACTCCGGTCATTCCGATAGCTCTCCCGCCGAGCGAGTTGATATCGGCCACCAGTTCGGTATTGACCAGCCCGCCCAGAACCGCTGCCACCATTTCGAGCGAATCTCCGTCGGTCACTCTGAGGCCGTTGACGAATGTGGAAGTTACGCCCTGTCGTTCCAGCCACGCGGTTACCTTTTTGGCCCCGCCATGAATCACCACCGAGAGTATTCCTCTCCTCTGAAGTGCTACCAGATCCTCCAGCGTGGTATCATGGCTGCCCAGCGTGCTGCCGCCGATTTTTACCACGAGCGGTTTTCTTGCTTCTGTCCGCACTTTTGCTCGTTGCGAAAAAGTGCGGACAGAGTCCGGATCAAACACCTGAACCTCCCTGTCCCCTACGTAGTATAATCCCCATTGACTGCGATGTACTCCTCCGTCAGGTCGCATCCCCAGGCAGTTGCCTGGCCATCTCCCAGGTTCAGACAGAGGCGAAAATGGACTTCATTTCGTTTCATCAGTGCCGCTGCCTCTTTTTTGTCAAATGGCAAAGGGCGTCCCGCCTTCATCAAGGGGAGCAAATCAAGAAAGAGGTCTAGTTTTGATTCTATTACCTGTGCCCCACTACGTCCCGCCGCGGCAATCACCCGGCCCCAGTTCGGATCACACCCGTAAACTGCCGTCTTGACTAGCGATGAGGCTACAATGGTGCGGGCAGCGACCCGGGCTTCACCGGAAGAGACAGCTCCTTCGACGATAACCTCGATTAACTTTGTGGCCCCTTCGCCATCGCGGGCAATGCATTTGGCAAGATGAACACAGACCGCGTCCAATGCCGATTGAAACGCGCTCGCCCCCGGAGAATCATCCCGTAAAGGCTCATTGCCAGCCAGTCCGTTGGCAAAGATCAGCAGGGTATCATTGGTGCTGGTATCGCCATCAATGGTAACCATGTTGAAAGAAACATCCGCAGCCCTTTTAAGCGCCGTCTGCAGGAAGTCGGGGTCAACGGCGGCATCGGTAGTCAGAAAGCCAAGCATCGTGGCCATATCG
This genomic interval carries:
- the argB gene encoding acetylglutamate kinase; the encoded protein is MFDPDSVRTFSQRAKVRTEARKPLVVKIGGSTLGSHDTTLEDLVALQRRGILSVVIHGGAKKVTAWLERQGVTSTFVNGLRVTDGDSLEMVAAVLGGLVNTELVADINSLGGRAIGMTGVDGNLIISKIENPDLGYVGRIIRVNPQVVETVLRGGFIPVIAPPCAKAPGKTRQVSYLNVNGDEMAGEIAAAIGADRLVFLTDVEGIRDSEGQLISKLTGAQVKSLMACGVISGGMIPKADAALKALKTTPLVQIIDGRLPHALLGALEGKASGTTIY
- the argJ gene encoding bifunctional glutamate N-acetyltransferase/amino-acid acetyltransferase ArgJ, yielding MIAVVNHKPIDDGSITSPRGFSAGATFANIKAWKEKPFDMAILYSDVPCAIAGVFTTNMIKAAPVILDQKHLKNKGAQALVVNSGCANACTAEKGLADAEQMASLAAARLGLTPDQVMVASTGVIGTYLPMDRIQQGIQEIKLSPRSGHDLAQAIMTTDTVPKEIAVSFQIDNQPVTIGGVCKGAGMIHPDMATMLGFLTTDAAVDPDFLQTALKRAADVSFNMVTIDGDTSTNDTLLIFANGLAGNEPLRDDSPGASAFQSALDAVCVHLAKCIARDGEGATKLIEVIVEGAVSSGEARVAARTIVASSLVKTAVYGCDPNWGRVIAAAGRSGAQVIESKLDLFLDLLPLMKAGRPLPFDKKEAAALMKRNEVHFRLCLNLGDGQATAWGCDLTEEYIAVNGDYTT